A DNA window from Hoplias malabaricus isolate fHopMal1 chromosome 5, fHopMal1.hap1, whole genome shotgun sequence contains the following coding sequences:
- the sgk1 gene encoding serine/threonine-protein kinase Sgk1 isoform X3 encodes MKDKSSALASFMKQRRMGLNDFIQKLATNSYACKHPEVQSILNLTPPQDAELMNSNPSPPPSPSQQINLGPSSNPTAKPSDFNFLKVIGKGSFGKVLLARHRGDDKFYAVKVLQKKAILKKKEEKHIMSERNVLLKNVKHPFLVGLHYSFQTADKLYFVLDYINGGELFYHLQRERCFLEPRARFYAAEIASALGYLHSLNIVYRDLKPENILLDSQGHIILTDFGLCKENIEPNGTTSTFCGTPEYLAPEVLHKQPYDRTVDWWCLGAVLYEMLYGLPPFYSRNTAEMYDNILNKPLQLKPNISNAARHLLEGLLQKDRTKRLGCTDDFTEIKNHMFFSPINWDDLNAKKLTPPFNPNVTGPNDLRHFDPEFTEEPVPSSIGCSPDSALVTASISEAAEAFLGFSYAPTMDSYL; translated from the exons ATGAAAGACAAGTCCTCAGCGCTGGCAT CCTTCATGAAACAGAGGAGAATGGGACTGAATGATTTTATTCAGAAGCTTGCTACCAACTCCTATGCCTGCAAACA cCCAGAAGTCCAATCCATTCTGAACCTGACACCACCTCAAGATGCAGAGTTGATGAATTCCAACCCTTCTCCCCCT CCCAGTCCATCTCAACAGATAAATCTGGGACCTTCCTCCAACCCCACTGCCAAGCCCTCGGACTTCAACTTCCTGAAGGTGATTGGAAAAGGCAGCTTTGGCAAGGTGCTGCTGGCCCGCCATCGAGGTGATGACAAGTTCTATGCAGTCAAAGTGCTACAGAAGAAAGCCATCTTGAAAAAGAAAGAG GAGAAACACATCATGTCAGAACGTAACGTCTTACTGAAGAACGTGAAGCACCCGTTCCTCGTGGGCCTGCACTactcttttcaaactgctgacAAGCTCTACTTCGTACTGGACTACATCAACGGAGGAGAG CTCTTCTATCACTTGCAGAGGGAGCGGTGTTTTCTAGAGCCTCGTGCCCGCTTCTACGCGGCAGAAATCGCCAGTGCTCTGGGCTACCTCCACTCTCTGAACATTGTGTATCGTGACTTGAAGCCTGAGAACATCCTGCTGGACTCACAGGGCCACATCATCCTCACTGATTTCGGCTTGTGCAAGGAGAACATAGAACCCAATGGAACCACATCCACTTTCTGTGGAACACCAGAG TATTTGGCTCCAGAGGTATTGCATAAGCAGCCATACGACAGAACAGTGGACTGGTGGTGTTTGGGAGCAGTGCTGTACGAGATGCTTTATGGCCTG CCTCCATTTTACAGCCGGAATACAGCAGAGATGTACGACAACATCCTGAATAAGCCTCTACAGCTGAAGCCCAACATCTCCAATGCTGCTAGACATCTGCTGGAGGGCCTGCTCCAGAAAGACCGCACCAAGAGGCTGGGCTGCACTGATGACTTT ACTGAGATCAAGAACCATATGTTCTTCTCTCCCATTAACTGGGATGACTTGAATGCTAAGAAGCTCACCCCACCTTTCAACCCCAATGTG acCGGTCCAAACGACCTCAGACATTTTGACCCAGAGTTCACGGAAGAGCCCGTGCCCAGCTCGATCGGCTGCTCTCCTGACAGCGCTCTGGTGACTGCCAGCATCAGCGAGGCGGCCGAGGCCTTTCTGGGCTTCTCCTACGCTCCCACCATGGACTCCTACCTGTAG
- the sgk1 gene encoding serine/threonine-protein kinase Sgk1 isoform X4, producing MKQRRMGLNDFIQKLATNSYACKHPEVQSILNLTPPQDAELMNSNPSPPPSPSQQINLGPSSNPTAKPSDFNFLKVIGKGSFGKVLLARHRGDDKFYAVKVLQKKAILKKKEEKHIMSERNVLLKNVKHPFLVGLHYSFQTADKLYFVLDYINGGELFYHLQRERCFLEPRARFYAAEIASALGYLHSLNIVYRDLKPENILLDSQGHIILTDFGLCKENIEPNGTTSTFCGTPEYLAPEVLHKQPYDRTVDWWCLGAVLYEMLYGLPPFYSRNTAEMYDNILNKPLQLKPNISNAARHLLEGLLQKDRTKRLGCTDDFTEIKNHMFFSPINWDDLNAKKLTPPFNPNVTGPNDLRHFDPEFTEEPVPSSIGCSPDSALVTASISEAAEAFLGFSYAPTMDSYL from the exons ATGAAACAGAGGAGAATGGGACTGAATGATTTTATTCAGAAGCTTGCTACCAACTCCTATGCCTGCAAACA cCCAGAAGTCCAATCCATTCTGAACCTGACACCACCTCAAGATGCAGAGTTGATGAATTCCAACCCTTCTCCCCCT CCCAGTCCATCTCAACAGATAAATCTGGGACCTTCCTCCAACCCCACTGCCAAGCCCTCGGACTTCAACTTCCTGAAGGTGATTGGAAAAGGCAGCTTTGGCAAGGTGCTGCTGGCCCGCCATCGAGGTGATGACAAGTTCTATGCAGTCAAAGTGCTACAGAAGAAAGCCATCTTGAAAAAGAAAGAG GAGAAACACATCATGTCAGAACGTAACGTCTTACTGAAGAACGTGAAGCACCCGTTCCTCGTGGGCCTGCACTactcttttcaaactgctgacAAGCTCTACTTCGTACTGGACTACATCAACGGAGGAGAG CTCTTCTATCACTTGCAGAGGGAGCGGTGTTTTCTAGAGCCTCGTGCCCGCTTCTACGCGGCAGAAATCGCCAGTGCTCTGGGCTACCTCCACTCTCTGAACATTGTGTATCGTGACTTGAAGCCTGAGAACATCCTGCTGGACTCACAGGGCCACATCATCCTCACTGATTTCGGCTTGTGCAAGGAGAACATAGAACCCAATGGAACCACATCCACTTTCTGTGGAACACCAGAG TATTTGGCTCCAGAGGTATTGCATAAGCAGCCATACGACAGAACAGTGGACTGGTGGTGTTTGGGAGCAGTGCTGTACGAGATGCTTTATGGCCTG CCTCCATTTTACAGCCGGAATACAGCAGAGATGTACGACAACATCCTGAATAAGCCTCTACAGCTGAAGCCCAACATCTCCAATGCTGCTAGACATCTGCTGGAGGGCCTGCTCCAGAAAGACCGCACCAAGAGGCTGGGCTGCACTGATGACTTT ACTGAGATCAAGAACCATATGTTCTTCTCTCCCATTAACTGGGATGACTTGAATGCTAAGAAGCTCACCCCACCTTTCAACCCCAATGTG acCGGTCCAAACGACCTCAGACATTTTGACCCAGAGTTCACGGAAGAGCCCGTGCCCAGCTCGATCGGCTGCTCTCCTGACAGCGCTCTGGTGACTGCCAGCATCAGCGAGGCGGCCGAGGCCTTTCTGGGCTTCTCCTACGCTCCCACCATGGACTCCTACCTGTAG
- the sgk1 gene encoding serine/threonine-protein kinase Sgk1 isoform X2, which yields MTIQTETSVSAPPLTYSKTRGLVANLSAFMKQRRMGLNDFIQKLATNSYACKHPEVQSILNLTPPQDAELMNSNPSPPPSPSQQINLGPSSNPTAKPSDFNFLKVIGKGSFGKVLLARHRGDDKFYAVKVLQKKAILKKKEEKHIMSERNVLLKNVKHPFLVGLHYSFQTADKLYFVLDYINGGELFYHLQRERCFLEPRARFYAAEIASALGYLHSLNIVYRDLKPENILLDSQGHIILTDFGLCKENIEPNGTTSTFCGTPEYLAPEVLHKQPYDRTVDWWCLGAVLYEMLYGLPPFYSRNTAEMYDNILNKPLQLKPNISNAARHLLEGLLQKDRTKRLGCTDDFTEIKNHMFFSPINWDDLNAKKLTPPFNPNVTGPNDLRHFDPEFTEEPVPSSIGCSPDSALVTASISEAAEAFLGFSYAPTMDSYL from the exons ATGACCATCCAAACAGAGACCAGCGTCTCAGCGCCGCCACTGACCTACTCTAAGACAAGGGGACTAGTGGCTAATCTCAGTG CCTTCATGAAACAGAGGAGAATGGGACTGAATGATTTTATTCAGAAGCTTGCTACCAACTCCTATGCCTGCAAACA cCCAGAAGTCCAATCCATTCTGAACCTGACACCACCTCAAGATGCAGAGTTGATGAATTCCAACCCTTCTCCCCCT CCCAGTCCATCTCAACAGATAAATCTGGGACCTTCCTCCAACCCCACTGCCAAGCCCTCGGACTTCAACTTCCTGAAGGTGATTGGAAAAGGCAGCTTTGGCAAGGTGCTGCTGGCCCGCCATCGAGGTGATGACAAGTTCTATGCAGTCAAAGTGCTACAGAAGAAAGCCATCTTGAAAAAGAAAGAG GAGAAACACATCATGTCAGAACGTAACGTCTTACTGAAGAACGTGAAGCACCCGTTCCTCGTGGGCCTGCACTactcttttcaaactgctgacAAGCTCTACTTCGTACTGGACTACATCAACGGAGGAGAG CTCTTCTATCACTTGCAGAGGGAGCGGTGTTTTCTAGAGCCTCGTGCCCGCTTCTACGCGGCAGAAATCGCCAGTGCTCTGGGCTACCTCCACTCTCTGAACATTGTGTATCGTGACTTGAAGCCTGAGAACATCCTGCTGGACTCACAGGGCCACATCATCCTCACTGATTTCGGCTTGTGCAAGGAGAACATAGAACCCAATGGAACCACATCCACTTTCTGTGGAACACCAGAG TATTTGGCTCCAGAGGTATTGCATAAGCAGCCATACGACAGAACAGTGGACTGGTGGTGTTTGGGAGCAGTGCTGTACGAGATGCTTTATGGCCTG CCTCCATTTTACAGCCGGAATACAGCAGAGATGTACGACAACATCCTGAATAAGCCTCTACAGCTGAAGCCCAACATCTCCAATGCTGCTAGACATCTGCTGGAGGGCCTGCTCCAGAAAGACCGCACCAAGAGGCTGGGCTGCACTGATGACTTT ACTGAGATCAAGAACCATATGTTCTTCTCTCCCATTAACTGGGATGACTTGAATGCTAAGAAGCTCACCCCACCTTTCAACCCCAATGTG acCGGTCCAAACGACCTCAGACATTTTGACCCAGAGTTCACGGAAGAGCCCGTGCCCAGCTCGATCGGCTGCTCTCCTGACAGCGCTCTGGTGACTGCCAGCATCAGCGAGGCGGCCGAGGCCTTTCTGGGCTTCTCCTACGCTCCCACCATGGACTCCTACCTGTAG